TTTCAGGACGAGACACAATTTGCTGATGTTTGCTGGTCATGCCCAACTTGCATAAAACCTAATGTTGGGCGATGTCATCTAAAGAAATTATACCAACTTCCTTTCGATTTCCCTTCAAAGTCTTCCTTTGTGACAATAGACATAGTAATACCATCAGGTCTTGATATTTTAATGTCTGTATATTGTTTGACCAAATTATAATAGTCTTGTCTCATATCATTAAACAGCTTGCTATTTTTAAATGTGTCTACTCGTGCTTCAGGAACAATTAAAATTAGAGTAGTTACAAGTCCTTGAGCAATATCACATAAATCGCCAGATATATATTGGTTAGTAAAATCATCCCATGCTTCGTTTGGTATGTACTTCATTTAGAATTGAGATTATTCAGATTTCGTCCAACTTTGTGATAATAAACATTATTAGTGTCTGTATGTAAATTCGTGTCCGCAACCAAAAACCATCCATCCATAAAAACTCTCCTAAGTCATCTTCCTTGAGAGTAAAGCTAACATCTAAATTCTCTGAACTGCTTTCGCCTACATAAACAATGTCTACAATCCAGTCATAGTTCCATTCTTTGATACAGTCTTCTATTACTTTGAGTTCGTCTTTAGAAAATTTATCTGTCCTTATGTTAATCAATTTTCCTTGCATAAAAAGGTGCCTGAAAATTTCGCCCAACGTTTTGGGGCTTGGCGAAGTGGGGGATTTAGAGGCACAAATGTTCAGTTTAGCACAAAAGCTCAATAGAAGTACAAATGTTCAGTTTAGCACTTCTGCCCCCATTTTGCCAAACCCCTGTTAGCAGTAGTTATTTTTCAAAATAGTCTAAGTCAATTTTTTTAATTTGATATGTTTCTATTCCTGTAACGCCAACATTATATTCAATCATTAAATTTGTCAAAGTTTCACCGTCAATTAGTATTACTTTTGGGTCAATTGACTTGACATATTCAATTGCTGTTTTTGCGAACGAACTTGTCGTTATGAAAACTCCTTTTTTTGCTCGTTGTCCGTGTAAAGCTCCAACAAACTTTTGAATTTCAGGTCTCCCAATACTTGTTTCCTCTTTCCACATTTTAGCTTGTAAATAAATTACGTCCAAGCCAAGTTTGTCCTCATTTATTATTCCGTCAATTCCCTCATCATTTGTTCTTTTGATTGATTCTCCTACCTTGTTTCGTGAGCCACCATACCCCATTTTAACCATTAGGTCAATAACTAAGTCTTCAAAAAATTGCCAAGTGTTTCCACGAATTTTTTCCAAAAGGTCAGAAGCTAATTCCCGTTTTATGAATTGGTAACTTTCTTCAAGTCTTTCTAATGGTGTTTTAGTGTCAATTATCGCAACAGTATCAGCTATGGTTGTGATTTTCGTGTCTTGTTCGTCCGTTGAAGTTGTGCCTTCGTTAAATTCTCTAAATTCTCCAATTGTTTTAAGGTCGTTGATTGAAATATAGTCGGTAAACTTTGTTA
This genomic interval from Panacibacter microcysteis contains the following:
- a CDS encoding restriction endonuclease — its product is MAIPDFQSFFYPVLKYSSEHNEISLNEIREFLTQHFTLSDEDKAERVPSGAQTKFDNRIYWTKSYFSKAKLIENTKRSHFKITDRGRSFLTKFTDYISINDLKTIGEFREFNEGTTSTDEQDTKITTIADTVAIIDTKTPLERLEESYQFIKRELASDLLEKIRGNTWQFFEDLVIDLMVKMGYGGSRNKVGESIKRTNDEGIDGIINEDKLGLDVIYLQAKMWKEETSIGRPEIQKFVGALHGQRAKKGVFITTSSFAKTAIEYVKSIDPKVILIDGETLTNLMIEYNVGVTGIETYQIKKIDLDYFEK